In Methanobacterium sp., one genomic interval encodes:
- a CDS encoding ATP-binding cassette domain-containing protein: protein MDLNSDNIMIKIDSLNKSFGRIRALENLNLEIEKGELLGIIGPNGAGKTTAIRIICCILQPNSGEVTVGGYSIHHDQIKIKSMIGYLPEEPNLYERFKARELLKYFGELYGVPKNEIDGRIDELLELVGMSHRADDRINTFSKGLRQRIGIARALIHDPEVIIFDEPTMGLDPATSRAIRNFIKNLKGDKTVILCTHYMDEADLLCDRVAILNQGKIRDMGTPEYLKEKIHGDTILQVRVHKPQKIDENHLLAFDSVEGVNLEGNQFLISLRSREDISQIIDIFGEQAISVNTKEPTLDDVFIQTTQ from the coding sequence GTGGACTTGAACTCGGACAATATAATGATTAAAATAGACTCTTTAAACAAGTCTTTCGGACGCATCAGGGCACTGGAAAACCTGAATCTGGAAATAGAAAAAGGAGAACTACTGGGGATCATTGGGCCCAACGGGGCTGGGAAAACCACTGCTATCCGAATTATTTGCTGCATACTCCAACCTAACTCAGGGGAGGTGACTGTGGGGGGTTACAGCATTCATCATGATCAGATCAAGATCAAATCTATGATCGGCTACTTACCCGAGGAACCCAACCTTTATGAGCGATTCAAAGCAAGGGAACTTTTAAAGTACTTCGGAGAACTTTATGGGGTCCCTAAAAATGAGATTGATGGAAGGATAGACGAGCTTCTGGAGCTGGTGGGGATGAGCCACCGTGCCGATGACAGGATTAACACTTTTTCCAAGGGCCTGCGCCAGAGAATCGGAATTGCCCGGGCACTGATCCATGATCCTGAGGTTATAATATTCGACGAACCCACCATGGGTCTGGATCCAGCCACCTCCAGGGCCATTCGCAACTTCATCAAAAACCTCAAGGGGGATAAAACGGTTATTCTCTGCACGCATTACATGGATGAGGCAGATTTACTTTGTGACCGGGTGGCAATCTTAAATCAGGGGAAGATTCGTGACATGGGAACTCCTGAATATTTGAAGGAGAAAATACACGGGGATACAATTCTACAGGTTCGGGTTCATAAACCTCAAAAAATTGATGAAAACCATTTACTGGCATTTGACTCGGTGGAAGGAGTGAATCTGGAAGGTAACCAGTTCCTGATATCCCTGCGATCCAGGGAGGATATCTCCCAGATAATTGACATCTTCGGTGAACAGGCCATCTCAGTGAACACCAAGGAACCCACCCTGGATGATGTATTCATCCAAACCACCCAGTAA
- a CDS encoding ABC transporter permease, whose translation MKLNMNFSIITRWEFKNTLKSKKFLLIFFMQLSVLAMLIFMFNSFAANIESEKGLSLTPSLVDFATLDVDDQGGLFKKSIDQEIIKIYSTNGNNSLLRLETGETNGLYTVSSDSIVRIQNGEIVDTVLYLDYADPRRSVIRDSINTTTKSVSSALTQSYLQSANPSNNTPQTGLKEEKTGESLPMQIIKKVMLVVLLFLPLFLFGNIIIDSVVGEKERKTAEILVAMPISPGEILLGKGLAVVAISALQVVMWIVVLIAAGFTINNVILVYLLVVLTAVPIVGLTSIIAAYAKNYKEAGIGITFAYVMVVGFLIVPALAYISRKSFSANISPMTTVMRLFAGEAITIPEILMSVTFVIILSIIFFGIATWLFRRDDVLFGPRPGLLTLTLQLIGVKKDNFQ comes from the coding sequence ATGAAACTCAACATGAATTTCAGCATAATCACTCGCTGGGAGTTTAAAAACACTCTAAAGAGTAAGAAATTCCTTTTAATCTTTTTCATGCAGTTATCCGTCCTGGCCATGTTAATTTTCATGTTCAATTCCTTTGCAGCCAACATAGAATCGGAAAAAGGACTATCTTTAACTCCTTCCCTGGTTGATTTTGCCACCCTGGATGTGGATGACCAGGGGGGCTTGTTTAAAAAGAGCATAGATCAGGAAATAATAAAAATTTATTCCACCAATGGTAATAATTCCCTCCTCCGCCTTGAAACTGGTGAAACCAATGGGCTTTACACGGTTTCATCAGACTCAATTGTACGAATACAGAACGGGGAAATAGTAGATACGGTGCTATATCTGGATTATGCTGATCCCAGAAGGAGTGTGATTAGAGACTCCATTAACACCACCACCAAGTCAGTTTCATCTGCTTTAACTCAGTCATACTTACAATCTGCTAATCCTTCCAATAACACTCCTCAAACTGGTTTAAAGGAGGAAAAAACAGGGGAATCACTTCCCATGCAGATCATCAAGAAGGTGATGCTGGTGGTGCTCCTGTTCCTGCCGCTTTTTTTGTTTGGTAACATAATCATTGACAGTGTGGTGGGGGAAAAAGAGCGTAAAACTGCTGAAATACTGGTTGCCATGCCAATTTCGCCAGGGGAAATACTCCTGGGTAAGGGGCTGGCTGTGGTGGCCATATCTGCCCTGCAAGTGGTTATGTGGATAGTAGTCCTCATAGCTGCCGGTTTCACTATAAACAATGTTATACTTGTTTATCTTCTGGTGGTGCTAACCGCGGTGCCCATAGTGGGCCTTACTTCCATAATCGCCGCCTACGCCAAGAACTACAAGGAGGCAGGAATAGGAATCACCTTCGCCTATGTCATGGTGGTGGGATTTTTGATTGTCCCTGCATTGGCCTATATCTCCCGGAAAAGCTTCTCAGCCAACATTTCACCAATGACCACGGTGATGAGGCTATTTGCAGGTGAAGCCATTACCATACCTGAAATTCTCATGTCAGTAACATTTGTAATTATTTTAAGCATCATATTCTTTGGAATTGCCACCTGGCTCTTCCGGAGGGATGATGTTCTGTTTGGGCCACGACCTGGATTGTTAACTCTCACACTGCAACTTATTGGTGTTAAAAAAGATAATTTTCAGTGA
- a CDS encoding ABC transporter ATP-binding protein, with translation MAEVLISIKEIHRFYGDFEALKGISLKVEKGQIFGYLGPNGSGKTTTIKLILGLIKPSFGTVRVHGGDPYHDNDMNVRINIGSMLELDGLYEKLTGLENVIFWAELFGITGSKAVGQAKKVIKLVEMSEWAHVLVSKYSFGMRKRLALARALISDPDILILDEPTVGVDPETRYLIRKMMKDLASQGKTIFFSSHDLEEIQKTCTHVAIIKKGKLISNGALNDVLAQFGKPKLFIRLESASDTETLGKKLEDIGYQIHIEGPLISFYPKNDLNIDDFSKYGILDSWKVESSLEEVYLNLVRDKRRKHEQPY, from the coding sequence TTGGCTGAAGTTTTAATATCTATCAAAGAAATTCATCGCTTTTACGGGGATTTTGAAGCATTAAAAGGGATTTCATTAAAAGTAGAAAAAGGCCAAATATTTGGATATTTAGGCCCTAATGGCTCTGGAAAGACCACCACCATAAAATTGATATTAGGACTGATCAAACCGTCATTTGGAACCGTTAGAGTACATGGAGGAGATCCTTACCATGACAACGACATGAATGTGAGAATAAACATAGGATCTATGTTAGAACTTGATGGTTTATATGAAAAACTTACTGGTTTAGAGAATGTTATTTTTTGGGCTGAATTATTTGGTATAACTGGTTCAAAAGCCGTTGGCCAAGCCAAAAAGGTTATTAAATTAGTCGAAATGTCAGAATGGGCTCATGTCCTAGTTTCCAAATATTCCTTTGGAATGCGTAAGAGATTAGCTCTTGCCAGAGCACTGATCTCTGATCCAGATATACTCATACTAGACGAACCCACAGTAGGTGTTGACCCTGAAACAAGATACCTAATCCGAAAAATGATGAAAGATTTAGCATCTCAGGGAAAAACAATTTTTTTCTCATCACATGATCTTGAAGAAATACAGAAAACATGTACTCATGTTGCGATTATAAAAAAAGGAAAACTAATTTCTAATGGTGCTTTGAATGATGTTTTAGCTCAATTTGGAAAGCCTAAACTTTTCATTCGCCTTGAATCTGCTTCTGACACAGAAACTCTTGGCAAAAAATTGGAAGACATTGGTTATCAAATCCATATAGAAGGACCCTTAATTTCATTTTATCCGAAAAATGATTTAAATATCGATGATTTCTCTAAATATGGTATTTTAGATAGTTGGAAAGTCGAATCTTCACTTGAAGAGGTTTACCTCAATTTGGTTAGGGATAAAAGGCGAAAACATGAACAACCATATTAA
- a CDS encoding radical SAM protein has translation MSYQIFPALKKGYNLHKGPKYGYVYPFSLGSNDTGHVINEDAARILDKCDGNTSLEDIARTLAFQYQEDFNSVLVTIKSYIEGSEAFIEILDKKMDVNFQSTGNWDIQTPTHASIELTYKCNFSCKHCYINSSPKNDEFWEKNKLFEILSDLKSLGILIVELTGGEPLVHPDFPEIIERCLQLFPVVGVDTNGYLLKKTHLKIINNYNNRVFFQVDMHGDNPKYVDWFCNHEGAFENAKKAIMMLSKENFIVRAAMTLTPMNIDQIFSTISLVKNLGATNMILSTVVPTGRGRSSELIFSPENMEHVINQVEKAKKKFGDFLFEDPEYLPIIGEINNNKLNCGAASRSICFTPNGEIKMCPMSNPNDFSLGNVYKESVHTILSKNISSLLIELEDPKQEICGDCEYLWYCHRCIARGLQKYHEIHELCVWGRSLKLLSILEEVNTFG, from the coding sequence TTGTCATACCAAATATTTCCCGCATTAAAAAAAGGTTATAATTTACATAAAGGCCCTAAATATGGTTATGTTTATCCATTTTCTTTAGGAAGTAATGATACTGGCCATGTAATAAATGAAGATGCTGCAAGAATACTCGATAAATGTGATGGTAACACCAGTTTAGAAGATATCGCCCGAACACTTGCTTTTCAATATCAAGAAGATTTTAATTCTGTATTAGTAACTATTAAATCCTATATAGAAGGATCTGAAGCATTTATTGAGATATTAGATAAGAAGATGGACGTGAATTTTCAAAGTACTGGAAATTGGGATATTCAAACACCAACCCACGCATCAATAGAACTCACATATAAATGTAATTTCTCTTGTAAACATTGCTACATTAACAGTAGCCCGAAAAATGACGAATTTTGGGAAAAAAATAAATTATTTGAAATATTATCTGATTTAAAAAGTCTTGGAATTTTGATAGTTGAATTAACAGGTGGTGAACCTTTAGTTCATCCTGATTTCCCTGAAATAATCGAACGTTGTTTGCAGCTCTTTCCTGTGGTTGGGGTTGATACTAATGGTTATTTACTTAAAAAAACGCATCTAAAAATTATCAACAATTATAACAATAGAGTATTTTTCCAAGTGGATATGCACGGAGATAATCCCAAATATGTTGATTGGTTTTGTAACCATGAAGGAGCATTTGAAAATGCTAAAAAGGCAATAATGATGTTAAGTAAAGAAAATTTTATTGTCCGGGCTGCAATGACATTAACCCCAATGAACATTGACCAGATTTTTTCCACGATATCATTAGTAAAAAATCTGGGTGCTACAAATATGATACTATCAACTGTAGTTCCTACAGGCAGAGGACGCTCTTCAGAACTTATTTTTTCGCCTGAAAATATGGAACATGTCATTAATCAAGTTGAAAAGGCTAAAAAAAAATTTGGTGACTTTCTATTTGAAGATCCTGAATATCTCCCAATCATAGGGGAAATAAACAATAATAAGCTCAACTGTGGAGCGGCAAGTAGATCTATTTGTTTTACCCCAAATGGAGAAATAAAAATGTGCCCAATGTCAAATCCAAACGATTTTTCATTAGGAAACGTTTATAAGGAGAGTGTTCATACCATATTATCAAAAAATATATCATCATTATTAATTGAACTTGAGGATCCAAAACAAGAAATATGTGGTGATTGTGAATATTTATGGTACTGCCACCGCTGTATAGCTCGAGGGCTACAGAAATATCATGAAATCCATGAATTATGCGTTTGGGGAAGAAGTCTTAAATTATTATCAATTTTAGAGGAGGTTAATACGTTTGGCTGA
- a CDS encoding MarR family transcriptional regulator, whose protein sequence is MDDAKLIELIDAVFLFHYPHLVKKLFASPIITTEIPFSHCQTLILLRKFEMLSISEIRNVMNIKKQNMTYIINKLENKRLIQRLPDLNDRRLVKIKITDEGEEYINQWQINAVDNIKKNLSTLCNEDLELLLQSIKTIKIVLLKLSNDREFKDSKFILRHYEPQIH, encoded by the coding sequence ATGGACGATGCAAAATTGATTGAACTGATTGATGCTGTTTTTTTATTTCATTATCCTCATTTAGTGAAAAAACTTTTCGCTAGCCCAATTATAACAACCGAAATACCATTTTCTCATTGTCAAACATTAATACTTTTAAGAAAATTTGAGATGTTATCAATTTCTGAAATAAGGAATGTCATGAATATAAAAAAACAAAATATGACTTATATAATAAATAAATTGGAAAATAAGAGATTAATTCAGAGATTACCCGATTTGAACGATCGCAGATTAGTTAAAATAAAAATTACAGATGAAGGAGAAGAATATATTAATCAATGGCAAATAAATGCAGTTGATAATATTAAAAAAAACCTTTCAACATTATGTAACGAAGATTTAGAACTACTTTTACAATCCATTAAAACAATAAAAATCGTTCTCCTTAAATTATCTAACGATAGAGAGTTTAAAGACTCAAAATTTATATTAAGACATTATGAACCCCAAATCCATTAA
- a CDS encoding FtsX-like permease family protein — MSIYRLSFKNLKRRKLRSALTMLGIIIGVATLVLLMGAGTGMQSYMKDQTETMMGDVSIYNSSGGAYMGSSGDSYLNPETVSKIKNMSQLYDVKEETQFTTEMNRTPLYVLGISNWDQVKINGTPGVVIDQSLADKFGYKIGSTITIKEQEFTITGITQQGTGMGMGIVFLDVDKALPLNENKVSSITASARGDPEAAKKDVESQVPGTMAMTQSDFTKQIDDMMNGIMLFIGAIASIGLIVGVISIVNIMLVNVTERTREIGVLKAIGFTNREVLGSILMEAGLLGFIGALIGLILAAALLQLAIIFFGPQLGMEDITLIYMLPPWLILAVVGGATILSILAGLYPAWRASRLNVVEALRYD; from the coding sequence ATGAGCATTTACAGACTTTCATTTAAAAACCTTAAACGAAGAAAGCTCAGAAGCGCCCTGACCATGCTAGGCATAATAATTGGGGTGGCCACACTGGTGCTTCTAATGGGTGCAGGTACTGGCATGCAATCCTACATGAAAGACCAGACAGAAACCATGATGGGGGATGTTTCCATCTACAACAGCTCTGGAGGAGCTTATATGGGATCCAGTGGGGATTCTTATCTAAACCCTGAAACTGTATCCAAGATTAAAAACATGTCACAACTTTACGATGTTAAGGAAGAAACCCAGTTCACCACGGAGATGAATAGAACTCCCCTATATGTTCTGGGAATATCTAACTGGGACCAGGTAAAGATAAACGGCACACCAGGCGTGGTAATCGACCAGTCTCTTGCTGATAAATTTGGTTACAAAATCGGCAGTACAATCACCATCAAAGAACAGGAATTCACCATCACCGGCATAACACAACAAGGTACCGGGATGGGAATGGGGATTGTATTTTTAGACGTGGACAAAGCCCTCCCTCTTAACGAAAATAAAGTATCCAGCATAACTGCCAGTGCAAGGGGAGACCCTGAAGCTGCTAAAAAGGATGTTGAAAGTCAGGTGCCCGGAACCATGGCAATGACTCAGTCTGACTTCACCAAACAGATAGATGACATGATGAATGGTATAATGCTATTCATTGGGGCCATAGCCAGCATAGGCCTCATAGTAGGGGTTATAAGTATTGTAAATATAATGCTGGTGAACGTAACCGAAAGAACCCGGGAAATAGGGGTTTTAAAAGCCATAGGATTCACCAACCGCGAGGTACTGGGCAGCATACTCATGGAAGCAGGACTTCTAGGTTTCATTGGGGCATTAATTGGCCTGATACTAGCAGCAGCACTCTTACAACTGGCTATAATATTCTTCGGCCCACAACTAGGAATGGAAGACATTACTTTAATATACATGCTCCCGCCCTGGCTGATATTAGCAGTGGTTGGCGGAGCCACAATATTAAGCATTTTAGCAGGCCTTTATCCGGCCTGGAGGGCATCCAGACTTAATGTTGTGGAGGCGTTGCGATATGACTGA
- a CDS encoding ABC transporter ATP-binding protein — protein sequence MTDILEIKEAWKTYKMGAEEINALQGVNFKLEEGSFLAVMGPSGSGKSTLLHLAGILDLPTKGGVILQGKNITELSGKEQAHLRRTQIGFVFQRFNLLSQLTAEENVMLPMIKPDKKKAREILDRVGLKGKYDRLPTQLSGGEEQRVAIARSLANDPLLILADEPTGELDTANSRMIMDLLTDLNREGISIIIVTHDPMAAEYAHKTVEMRDGKINE from the coding sequence ATGACTGATATACTTGAAATCAAAGAAGCATGGAAAACCTATAAAATGGGAGCCGAGGAAATAAACGCCCTGCAGGGGGTAAACTTCAAACTCGAAGAAGGTTCCTTCCTGGCAGTTATGGGGCCCTCTGGTTCAGGTAAATCCACCCTGCTACACCTGGCTGGCATACTGGATCTTCCCACCAAGGGTGGTGTCATCCTGCAGGGGAAAAACATCACTGAACTTTCAGGGAAAGAACAGGCCCACCTAAGGAGAACCCAAATAGGATTCGTCTTCCAGCGCTTCAATCTACTCTCCCAGTTAACTGCTGAGGAAAATGTGATGTTACCAATGATTAAGCCGGATAAAAAGAAAGCCCGGGAAATTCTGGACCGTGTTGGATTGAAAGGCAAGTACGATCGGTTACCAACTCAGTTATCTGGTGGTGAAGAGCAGCGAGTGGCCATAGCCCGATCTCTAGCCAACGATCCCCTGCTTATACTGGCGGACGAGCCAACCGGGGAACTGGACACTGCCAACAGCAGAATGATCATGGATCTTTTAACTGATCTCAATCGTGAGGGCATAAGTATTATCATTGTTACCCACGATCCTATGGCCGCTGAATACGCCCATAAAACTGTTGAAATGAGGGATGGAAAGATAAATGAGTAA
- a CDS encoding ABC transporter permease translates to MKIPSTIQKIMALAKKEARDILQNRIYLLVVLVQVFIIIGAVGLVAVAAVASDPALLDQVGVTSALNIGLPQNLEGSSLSKYLEEEKITLNYYNSTDEAKIALGKKLVAVVDLSSSGEVVVQVDTSNVFYPVVSTKISDAVDKFNTEKTLKNAGLNESQVNIIQNPVNFQEIKINQDNQVPLALDSPYFVEVIYGFIVPFILLLPFFLASNIVTDSVVGEKERKTFEVLLMTPLSSYMVIIGKIIPILFFSLIQSIAWIAVLDLLRVPIFNPALLILVLFFMGLAFIGVGILISMLVDSTKEANSAITLVLVFATFILFIPLFVKSEIFQGVFNFIPTVLMVKLAVSPNIRPEIMLYLLPTLIISFLIFVGTVRSFRHERAIRL, encoded by the coding sequence ATGAAAATTCCCAGCACCATCCAGAAAATAATGGCACTCGCCAAGAAAGAAGCCAGGGACATCCTCCAAAACAGGATATACCTACTGGTGGTTCTGGTTCAGGTTTTCATAATCATAGGGGCAGTGGGCCTGGTAGCAGTAGCTGCCGTGGCCAGTGACCCGGCTCTACTGGATCAGGTGGGAGTAACATCAGCTCTTAACATAGGTTTGCCCCAGAATTTGGAGGGTTCAAGCCTTTCAAAGTACCTGGAAGAAGAGAAAATAACTTTAAATTATTATAATAGCACTGATGAAGCTAAAATTGCCCTTGGAAAGAAGCTGGTGGCAGTGGTTGATCTTTCATCCTCAGGGGAAGTGGTGGTGCAAGTGGACACTTCCAATGTCTTTTATCCAGTAGTATCCACCAAGATCAGCGATGCAGTGGACAAATTCAACACGGAAAAAACCTTAAAAAATGCTGGTTTAAACGAAAGCCAGGTGAATATCATCCAAAACCCTGTAAACTTCCAGGAAATTAAAATTAATCAGGATAATCAGGTGCCACTGGCACTGGACAGCCCCTACTTTGTGGAAGTGATATATGGATTTATAGTACCGTTTATCCTTCTTTTACCCTTCTTTTTAGCCAGTAACATTGTAACAGATAGTGTGGTTGGTGAAAAAGAGAGGAAAACCTTTGAAGTACTTCTAATGACTCCTTTATCCAGTTATATGGTTATAATTGGTAAAATAATTCCCATATTATTCTTTTCTCTCATACAGAGCATAGCCTGGATAGCAGTCCTTGATCTTCTCCGGGTTCCGATATTCAACCCGGCTCTTCTGATACTGGTATTATTCTTCATGGGCCTGGCTTTTATTGGAGTGGGGATACTCATATCCATGCTGGTGGACAGCACCAAGGAGGCTAACTCTGCCATAACGTTAGTACTGGTATTTGCCACTTTCATCCTTTTCATCCCCTTATTCGTCAAATCCGAAATCTTCCAGGGAGTATTCAACTTCATACCCACAGTTTTAATGGTTAAACTAGCAGTATCCCCCAATATCAGGCCGGAAATAATGTTATACTTACTGCCCACACTGATCATATCCTTCCTTATATTCGTGGGCACGGTACGATCCTTCCGCCATGAACGGGCTATTCGATTGTAA
- a CDS encoding diacylglycerol/polyprenol kinase family protein, producing the protein MKKELWRQLIHASGVFIVVLSYFLPSQLLIILCVAILVFVVMVFRLDHQHHIPFFSTILRVAKRDADERGFVYFFIGIIITLYFFQFNMAIANAAILILLFGDSASTLIGRRFGRIKLPFQSHKTVEGSLAFLAVGFAVSLTQLPVIPAFIGALAGALTEAYSPVDDNVPIPLVSALVISLVFYFIG; encoded by the coding sequence ATGAAGAAAGAACTCTGGAGGCAGCTGATCCATGCTTCCGGTGTCTTCATCGTCGTTCTCAGCTATTTTCTACCATCACAGCTGTTGATTATTCTCTGTGTGGCTATACTGGTCTTTGTGGTTATGGTATTCCGACTGGACCATCAACACCATATTCCATTTTTTTCTACTATTTTACGGGTTGCCAAACGTGATGCTGATGAAAGGGGATTTGTTTACTTTTTTATTGGTATCATCATTACCCTGTACTTCTTCCAGTTTAACATGGCCATTGCCAATGCCGCGATCCTCATCCTGCTATTTGGGGATTCAGCATCAACTCTTATTGGTCGAAGGTTTGGAAGAATAAAATTACCTTTCCAATCACATAAAACTGTGGAGGGGAGTTTAGCATTTCTGGCTGTTGGATTTGCAGTTTCTCTCACCCAGTTACCCGTTATTCCTGCTTTTATTGGTGCACTGGCCGGTGCTTTAACTGAAGCTTACAGTCCAGTTGACGATAACGTGCCCATACCCCTGGTTTCAGCACTGGTTATTAGTCTAGTATTTTACTTTATAGGTTAA
- the purL gene encoding phosphoribosylformylglycinamidine synthase subunit PurL, whose protein sequence is MTLTDTEMEYIKEELGREPNPLEYGMLDIMFSEHCSYKSSRPILKLFPTEGEKVIMGPGDDAGIVELTDELALVMGMESHNHPSAVEPYGGAGTGIGGIIRDIISMGAMPVALLDSLRFGPMEDQRSRYIFEYVVKGISDYGNRVGIPTVGGEVEFEDNFKFNPLVNVVCAGIVRKDEIVRGIAPNVGDVFVLMGGRTGRDGIHGVTFASEELTSSSELESRPAVQVGDPFTKKQVMEATFEALEKVNVQGLKDLGGGGLTCCISEMADKSGNGALMELTKVPLREEGMTPYEIMLSESQERMVFVVHRQDVSGLLEIFDKHELPYAVIGQVTSSKRMVVTQEGEVIADIPTELLADPPIVEREARKPVVDKEYVQIEDGPVDEALLDLLSSQNIASKKWVYRQYDHEVQIRTVVKPGDDAAVLRVDDEKAFTLTSDCNSIHCYLNPYHGGAGAVAEAIRNVVAMGSEPLCMVDCLNFGNPEKPEVFWQFKECVQGMSDIANRFQLPVTSGNVSFYNETEGVTVNPSPVVSVAGIMDLKDIRTMEFKNEGDKIILIGATRPEMDGSEYHKTIHGVVQGESPRVNIEDEYASAQAVLELIRDDENEQVTAVHDLSGGGLGVALAEMIIKGDIGASIDLSRVPHAEGLSTSKILFSESHARYLVTVKEEASAGILSTLQEMNVPAAVIGTVNGDTLKIRSADIEISAQQLKDAYHGIIEKFMA, encoded by the coding sequence ATGACTTTAACTGACACGGAAATGGAATACATCAAAGAAGAATTGGGAAGGGAACCCAACCCCCTGGAATATGGTATGCTGGACATAATGTTCTCTGAACACTGCTCTTATAAGAGCAGCCGACCCATCCTGAAACTATTCCCCACCGAGGGTGAGAAGGTTATAATGGGACCCGGGGATGATGCAGGTATTGTGGAATTAACCGATGAACTGGCCCTGGTTATGGGTATGGAAAGTCACAACCACCCCTCAGCTGTGGAACCCTACGGAGGAGCAGGTACTGGTATTGGTGGAATAATAAGGGACATCATATCCATGGGTGCCATGCCCGTGGCTCTTCTTGACTCTCTGCGCTTTGGACCCATGGAGGACCAGCGTTCACGTTACATTTTCGAATACGTGGTTAAAGGAATCTCAGATTATGGAAACCGGGTAGGCATACCTACCGTTGGTGGGGAAGTGGAGTTTGAGGATAACTTCAAATTTAACCCCCTGGTAAACGTGGTCTGCGCAGGTATTGTACGTAAAGATGAGATAGTGCGGGGAATAGCTCCTAATGTGGGGGATGTTTTCGTGCTGATGGGTGGTCGTACTGGAAGGGATGGTATACACGGTGTTACCTTCGCTTCAGAAGAACTCACCTCTTCCTCGGAGCTGGAAAGCCGACCTGCAGTACAAGTGGGTGATCCATTCACTAAAAAACAGGTTATGGAAGCCACCTTTGAGGCTCTGGAGAAAGTCAACGTACAGGGATTGAAGGATCTGGGCGGAGGAGGTCTCACCTGCTGTATATCTGAGATGGCTGATAAAAGTGGTAACGGTGCTCTGATGGAGTTGACCAAAGTACCACTAAGGGAGGAAGGAATGACTCCATATGAAATTATGCTCTCCGAGTCCCAGGAAAGGATGGTCTTCGTGGTGCACCGTCAAGATGTGAGTGGCTTGCTGGAAATATTTGATAAGCATGAGTTGCCCTATGCAGTGATCGGTCAGGTCACCAGCAGCAAGAGAATGGTGGTTACCCAAGAAGGAGAAGTAATCGCAGATATACCCACGGAACTTTTAGCCGACCCACCCATCGTGGAACGTGAAGCCCGAAAACCAGTGGTAGATAAGGAATACGTGCAAATAGAGGACGGACCCGTTGATGAAGCCCTTTTAGATTTACTTTCCAGTCAGAATATTGCCAGTAAAAAATGGGTTTACCGACAGTACGATCATGAAGTGCAGATTCGCACGGTGGTCAAGCCCGGGGATGATGCTGCAGTACTGAGGGTGGATGATGAGAAGGCTTTCACCCTTACCAGTGACTGTAACAGCATACACTGCTACCTGAACCCCTACCATGGCGGTGCCGGGGCTGTAGCTGAAGCCATACGTAACGTGGTGGCCATGGGATCAGAACCATTATGTATGGTGGACTGTCTTAACTTCGGAAATCCTGAAAAACCAGAGGTCTTCTGGCAATTTAAAGAGTGCGTGCAGGGAATGTCCGATATTGCAAACCGGTTCCAGTTACCAGTTACCAGTGGAAACGTGAGTTTCTACAATGAAACCGAAGGAGTAACTGTTAACCCATCCCCCGTGGTTAGTGTGGCCGGGATCATGGATCTTAAGGATATCAGGACCATGGAATTTAAAAATGAAGGTGACAAGATCATCCTTATTGGGGCCACCCGTCCGGAGATGGATGGATCAGAGTATCACAAGACCATTCACGGAGTGGTACAGGGAGAATCCCCGCGGGTTAATATTGAAGACGAATATGCTTCAGCCCAGGCTGTCCTGGAATTGATTCGTGATGATGAAAATGAACAGGTCACTGCAGTTCACGATCTATCAGGAGGAGGATTAGGGGTTGCCCTGGCAGAGATGATTATTAAAGGAGATATAGGTGCCAGCATAGACCTATCCCGTGTTCCTCATGCTGAAGGACTGTCTACTTCCAAAATACTATTTTCAGAATCCCATGCCCGTTACCTGGTCACTGTGAAAGAAGAAGCATCTGCTGGGATCTTAAGCACTCTCCAGGAAATGAACGTTCCTGCAGCAGTTATTGGAACTGTTAATGGAGATACTCTTAAGATACGCTCTGCTGACATTGAAATCAGTGCTCAGCAGCTTAAAGATGCTTACCATGGCATTATAGAAAAGTTCATGGCCTGA